Proteins from one Anastrepha obliqua isolate idAnaObli1 chromosome 2, idAnaObli1_1.0, whole genome shotgun sequence genomic window:
- the LOC129238155 gene encoding uncharacterized protein LOC129238155, giving the protein MTAKGNILSKCRYKVVTTRQQYASLLELIKEKPEIAQGFSKCSKEEVAEFWQNVAKQLNSIGPPTKDVSSWKKVWLDWKAYIKRKLSENKREQTTTGGGRYKQHHFNEMEEEVIRLTALETSTHGIPGTVSVSLTMALEHIQRLLWNK; this is encoded by the exons ATGACCGCAAAGGGAAACATTCTGTCCAAATGCAG gtACAAAGTTGTAACAACACGTCAGCAGTATGCCAGTTTGTTGGAGCTAATAAAGGAGAAGCCAGAAATTGCTCAGGGGTTCTCCAAATGCTCGAAGGAAGAGGTAGCCGAGTTTTGGCAAAATGTTGCGAAGCAGCTTAATAGTATAGGTCCACCAACCAAAGATGTATCAAGCTGGAAAAAG gtgtggtTAGATTGGAAGGCTTATATAAAGCGAAAATTGTCCGAAAACAAGAGGGAGCAAACAACTACTGGCGGTGGCCGATATAAGCAGCACCACTTTAATGAGATGGAAGAAGAAGTCATCAGACTGACCGCTTTAGAGACCAGCACACACGGTATCCCAGGCACAGTAAGT GTTTCATTAACCATGGCTCTAGAGCATATCCAGCGTCTCTTgtggaataaataa